From the Streptomyces pluripotens genome, one window contains:
- a CDS encoding response regulator transcription factor — MTSSIKVLLAEDQSMVREALAALLGLEDDIEVVAQVARGDEVLAAVGAHGVDVALLDIEMPGCTGIEAAARVHREYPRVKLVVLTTFGRPGYLRSAMEAGADAFLVKDAPAAQLAEAVRKVLAGERVIDPTLAAAALAEGANPLTEREREVLRAAADGSTNAELAKALHLSQGTVRNYLSTAIQKLAVRNRAEAVRTAREKGWL; from the coding sequence ATGACGAGCTCGATCAAGGTCCTGCTGGCCGAAGACCAGTCGATGGTCCGCGAGGCGCTGGCCGCGCTGCTCGGCCTGGAGGACGACATCGAGGTCGTCGCCCAGGTCGCACGTGGGGACGAAGTGCTCGCCGCCGTCGGCGCGCACGGCGTGGACGTGGCGCTACTCGACATCGAGATGCCGGGCTGCACCGGCATCGAGGCAGCGGCCCGGGTGCACCGCGAGTATCCCCGGGTGAAGCTCGTCGTCCTCACCACCTTCGGGCGGCCCGGCTATCTGCGCAGCGCCATGGAGGCGGGCGCGGACGCGTTCCTCGTCAAGGACGCACCGGCCGCCCAACTGGCCGAGGCGGTCCGCAAGGTGCTGGCCGGCGAGCGGGTCATCGATCCCACCCTCGCGGCGGCGGCCCTCGCCGAGGGCGCCAACCCGCTCACCGAGCGCGAACGCGAGGTGCTCCGCGCGGCGGCCGACGGCTCCACCAACGCCGAACTGGCCAAGGCTCTCCACCTCTCCCAGGGCACGGTCCGCAACTACCTCTCCACAGCCATCCAGAAACTGGCCGTGCGGAACCGGGCCGAGGCGGTGCGGACGGCCAGGGAGAAGGGCTGGCTGTGA